The proteins below are encoded in one region of Alicyclobacillus acidoterrestris:
- a CDS encoding NUDIX hydrolase, translating into MIRKIGAAIISDGKLMVVSKKTSPAKFMLPGGKPEPGETDIETLKRELLEEINVNVVSAKKIGEFDTTSMLEPLPLSMTIFLTEVDKVPHPGSEIEHVKWVDYSDINDLSLGTGVTKFALPKLREMGLL; encoded by the coding sequence GTGATCCGCAAAATTGGTGCCGCCATCATATCCGACGGTAAATTGATGGTTGTTAGTAAAAAAACCTCCCCGGCAAAGTTTATGCTCCCGGGGGGTAAACCCGAACCAGGTGAAACTGACATCGAAACACTCAAACGTGAGCTACTGGAAGAAATCAATGTGAATGTTGTATCGGCAAAAAAAATAGGTGAATTCGATACAACTTCTATGTTGGAGCCACTTCCACTCTCAATGACCATATTTCTGACTGAAGTCGATAAGGTTCCACACCCTGGTTCTGAAATCGAACATGTGAAGTGGGTTGACTACAGTGATATCAACGACCTTTCATTAGGTACTGGAGTCACTAAGTTTGCTTTACCAAAACTACGTGAGATGGGGTTGCTATGA
- a CDS encoding ATP-dependent helicase, whose amino-acid sequence MPKLEDLNDAQREAATQIDGPVVVVAGAGSGKTSMLVTRVSELMKARIPANRILCCTFTKKATQEMRERIERDIGEQAKPVVVSTIHGLANKMVMPRLKDWKLVTRTEWIFEIILGNKTAVNRFGTGLSKEIELETAQLEVAKAKNSKLRPSDCRDPMIGMIYASYEKFKQLRKMLDFDDLLIKANEFMVKDEQFARRFQSRFTHIMVDEFQDVNLLQWDLIQKLSLPERNLFVVGDDFQSIYGFRGARPELILEFVRYYPDAKTIILERNYRSKEPVIHASNKVIALNSRQVKKRIIATRRGGDPVRTLNAYDEFEQASRVVETIASLRVAFPELKWSDFAVLFRTNQEAMSFEEIMVERDVPYNISDSTHFYENSRIKPIISYMKVVDALIRDELPEMDDLILTMKYPKGYIRKSSVERVQIEGMAVLEDTTNQDFDQYMTNLTKLLGATDPTSFIQILGDIHSDLLRVKEGETWLNALRRVLSKHQTLSSFLKHVDYSIEQSKEPKDDAVRLMSIHGSKGLEFRTVFIANVVEGHIPYQRSVDEGHLDEETRLFYVAMTRAMDRLYLCVPKIIGEQPVVPSRYLDELRGGKKNE is encoded by the coding sequence TTGCCCAAATTAGAGGACTTGAATGATGCCCAGCGTGAAGCTGCCACACAAATTGACGGTCCCGTTGTAGTTGTTGCGGGAGCTGGATCAGGAAAAACGTCGATGCTCGTCACCCGCGTATCGGAACTCATGAAGGCGCGGATTCCAGCTAACCGTATTTTGTGCTGTACGTTTACGAAAAAGGCGACGCAGGAGATGCGTGAACGTATTGAACGAGACATTGGTGAACAAGCAAAACCCGTTGTTGTCTCAACCATTCACGGACTTGCCAATAAAATGGTTATGCCAAGACTTAAGGACTGGAAACTCGTTACGAGAACTGAATGGATATTTGAGATCATTCTAGGCAACAAAACCGCAGTGAATCGCTTTGGGACAGGGCTCTCCAAGGAGATAGAGTTAGAGACAGCTCAACTTGAGGTAGCTAAAGCGAAGAACTCAAAACTAAGGCCATCGGATTGCCGGGACCCAATGATCGGTATGATTTACGCTTCATATGAGAAGTTCAAACAGCTTCGTAAGATGCTGGATTTTGATGACTTACTGATCAAAGCGAATGAATTCATGGTAAAAGACGAGCAATTTGCTCGTAGGTTTCAATCTCGCTTCACACACATCATGGTTGATGAGTTTCAAGATGTTAATTTGCTCCAGTGGGACTTAATACAGAAACTATCTTTACCTGAACGAAATTTATTCGTAGTTGGAGATGATTTTCAGTCAATTTATGGGTTTAGAGGAGCTAGACCTGAACTCATACTGGAATTTGTTAGGTATTATCCTGATGCCAAAACGATTATTCTTGAACGCAATTATCGGTCCAAAGAGCCTGTAATTCACGCGTCCAACAAAGTCATCGCCCTAAACTCACGACAGGTCAAGAAGCGTATCATCGCAACTCGCCGCGGCGGTGATCCGGTACGTACGCTGAACGCGTATGACGAGTTTGAACAAGCCAGTCGTGTCGTAGAAACCATAGCTTCTCTACGTGTAGCCTTTCCGGAATTGAAATGGTCAGATTTTGCCGTGTTGTTTCGTACGAATCAAGAAGCCATGTCGTTTGAAGAAATCATGGTCGAAAGAGACGTACCTTATAACATCAGTGACAGTACGCACTTTTATGAGAACTCACGTATAAAGCCAATTATCTCTTACATGAAAGTGGTAGATGCGCTTATCAGAGATGAATTACCCGAAATGGACGACCTTATTCTAACCATGAAATATCCCAAAGGGTACATAAGAAAGTCATCTGTCGAACGTGTACAAATTGAAGGCATGGCCGTGTTGGAGGACACCACGAACCAGGATTTCGACCAATACATGACTAATCTCACGAAGTTGCTTGGCGCCACAGATCCAACATCGTTCATTCAGATCCTTGGCGATATACATTCTGATCTTTTACGTGTTAAAGAGGGCGAGACGTGGCTTAATGCACTTCGTCGTGTGCTCAGCAAACACCAAACCTTGTCATCGTTTCTGAAGCACGTCGATTATTCCATTGAGCAATCTAAAGAGCCAAAGGATGATGCAGTGCGTCTTATGTCCATCCATGGTTCGAAAGGGCTTGAGTTTCGCACGGTATTCATAGCAAACGTGGTAGAAGGACATATTCCTTACCAACGCTCAGTAGATGAGGGACACCTGGACGAAGAGACACGTCTTTTCTACGTCGCGATGACGCGCGCAATGGATCGCTTGTATCTCTGTGTTCCTAAGATTATCGGAGAACAACCAGTCGTACCATCGAGATATCTTGATGAACTAAGAGGAGGCAAAAAGAATGAGTAA
- a CDS encoding TraM recognition domain-containing protein yields MIPVIILLVILSTVMRMMRWITAGLVLGFGGYSLYRIANAVNHAVARSAKTGKKPGWITMPYFQGQKVIGVPVLHVNGFHNLGVMVDILIIAAIFALVFGAVKSAGYPFLYALNRFVKFFIDPVNFGTKDDTYKFPDVTIGTGIGESEPGLPDASNKAGQKVVIKAKDRFLNMGIIGPIGSGKTFMTMKPMIFEDLENIARGIMANVIWVSPQPEPSVERYAESLGLTVRRIHIIDGQVDGKGTNIRFNPLAGNDIDAIISNVNIVLNEQTGDKGKGDAFFDTMAAQATTDSLQLYKYLYGFDAEGNPVEIDMIGWYDKYLNDMDELFLEAQRVQGVADAMEKNGDSDRPFMESRSEWIRTVVWPKLSNNERVMLKRAAASIINEFGGSSEGKNADAYKNIIRGLRGKVRVLISSGYVQELLGSGIDHVADRPNFSFESWIDPQEWQPPKFENPFPSTGGWFSRWISNHRYKKYVRESLDTWKAEAPHGRKGELLSVITGQTDTGKLVGRMILVFEQQAVLNRPGRDNDKPPVYAYVDEYPSYATRSINEIRTQGRKHCHSMVTAMQSRAQMEEVGRGYLRTMEGSTRHWVYLSNLGAEDAMDVSKLCGKVKRIRKSKSTRQIRMGGLGRDDGGPLVTTSESEELVDRFSPQYIRYELGENEVIYVGVRNRKGQRPLRMRINEPSEDKALIRKLAKSDMTRMKNPRVKRPERISVYPKTELIAKVKWPLVTFGGKTLFVYRWGMKVEPDMYGPTSRPDDMSEVYEPQPLLLKDLFEDSFFDENPKSEEPKNERSYDTPPSKNERDAHLKERLRNTFGRAKQPNSQSQPEGVKEEAHAPKPEGRLCPKCGTEMKEHIRGESVLFKCRECDHILKENIAK; encoded by the coding sequence GTGATTCCGGTGATAATTCTTCTCGTTATTCTATCAACTGTCATGCGTATGATGCGATGGATTACAGCCGGGTTAGTGCTAGGATTCGGTGGGTATTCATTATACAGGATCGCGAATGCCGTAAATCATGCTGTTGCCCGTAGCGCTAAGACAGGGAAAAAACCTGGCTGGATAACAATGCCGTACTTTCAGGGTCAAAAGGTCATTGGGGTGCCTGTACTACACGTGAATGGCTTTCATAATTTGGGCGTGATGGTAGATATCTTGATTATCGCAGCTATTTTCGCTCTGGTATTCGGCGCAGTAAAGTCAGCTGGTTATCCATTTTTGTACGCCTTGAATCGTTTTGTGAAGTTTTTCATTGATCCGGTCAATTTTGGAACTAAGGATGACACGTACAAGTTTCCGGACGTTACAATCGGAACGGGAATCGGTGAATCAGAGCCGGGGTTACCTGATGCAAGTAACAAGGCAGGGCAAAAGGTGGTTATTAAAGCAAAAGACCGATTCTTGAATATGGGCATTATCGGCCCCATTGGTTCAGGTAAAACCTTTATGACCATGAAGCCTATGATATTCGAAGACCTGGAGAACATCGCGCGAGGCATTATGGCGAACGTTATTTGGGTTTCGCCACAGCCAGAACCATCCGTCGAACGATACGCAGAATCGTTAGGGTTGACGGTACGCAGAATTCACATTATTGACGGGCAAGTCGATGGTAAAGGAACTAACATTCGTTTTAATCCCCTCGCAGGGAATGATATTGACGCGATTATCTCAAATGTCAACATCGTCCTAAACGAACAGACCGGGGATAAAGGTAAGGGTGACGCCTTCTTTGACACGATGGCCGCACAGGCCACCACAGATTCTCTACAGCTTTACAAGTACTTGTACGGTTTCGATGCTGAGGGTAACCCTGTAGAAATTGACATGATTGGTTGGTACGACAAATATCTTAATGACATGGACGAGCTCTTCTTAGAGGCACAGAGGGTACAGGGTGTAGCAGACGCAATGGAGAAGAACGGCGACTCTGATAGGCCGTTCATGGAGTCTCGTAGCGAATGGATACGTACAGTAGTTTGGCCAAAGCTTTCCAACAATGAGCGCGTCATGTTAAAACGTGCGGCCGCGAGTATTATCAACGAGTTTGGCGGAAGCAGTGAGGGGAAAAACGCTGATGCATACAAAAACATCATTCGTGGGCTTCGTGGTAAAGTACGTGTCCTTATCTCAAGTGGATATGTGCAGGAACTGCTCGGTTCGGGCATTGACCACGTAGCTGATCGACCAAATTTCTCGTTTGAATCATGGATTGACCCACAAGAATGGCAGCCTCCAAAGTTTGAAAATCCATTTCCGTCCACTGGTGGATGGTTTAGTCGGTGGATCTCAAATCACCGGTATAAAAAGTATGTCCGTGAATCTTTAGATACGTGGAAAGCAGAAGCACCACATGGACGAAAAGGCGAGCTGTTGTCTGTGATCACCGGTCAAACCGACACAGGTAAGCTTGTGGGTCGAATGATTCTCGTGTTTGAACAACAAGCAGTTCTTAATCGTCCAGGTAGAGACAATGATAAACCGCCAGTGTATGCCTATGTGGATGAATATCCATCATACGCTACGCGTTCCATAAACGAAATTCGCACTCAGGGCCGTAAACACTGCCACAGTATGGTGACTGCGATGCAATCTCGTGCGCAAATGGAGGAAGTAGGACGAGGCTACTTGCGAACGATGGAAGGGTCAACACGTCACTGGGTATACCTATCAAACCTGGGTGCAGAAGATGCGATGGACGTATCCAAACTCTGCGGCAAAGTTAAACGTATCCGAAAGAGTAAATCAACGCGTCAGATTCGTATGGGTGGGCTAGGTAGGGACGACGGCGGACCACTGGTGACAACGAGTGAGAGCGAAGAGTTAGTGGATCGCTTTAGCCCACAGTATATCCGATACGAATTAGGCGAAAATGAAGTCATTTACGTCGGCGTGAGGAATCGGAAGGGTCAACGACCGCTCCGTATGCGGATCAATGAACCGAGTGAAGACAAGGCGCTTATCCGCAAACTTGCTAAATCTGATATGACGAGAATGAAGAATCCTCGTGTGAAGCGCCCCGAGCGAATTTCGGTATATCCTAAAACCGAACTCATTGCAAAAGTTAAATGGCCGCTCGTGACGTTTGGAGGTAAGACCTTATTTGTTTATCGATGGGGGATGAAAGTAGAACCAGATATGTACGGTCCAACCAGTCGACCTGATGACATGAGTGAAGTCTATGAACCGCAGCCATTGTTGCTAAAAGACTTGTTTGAGGACTCGTTCTTCGATGAAAACCCTAAAAGCGAAGAACCTAAAAACGAACGTTCATATGACACACCTCCTTCGAAAAACGAAAGAGACGCGCATCTAAAGGAGCGGTTACGAAACACGTTCGGTCGGGCAAAACAGCCCAATTCTCAATCGCAGCCGGAGGGGGTCAAAGAAGAAGCACATGCCCCTAAGCCAGAAGGTCGA